A genomic region of Desulfosarcina ovata subsp. ovata contains the following coding sequences:
- a CDS encoding ATP-binding protein, whose product MTSIRPSSPAKEQSQAIKKTLLIILPIFLLVLGCIATVYWFELRNHQRAVLENEKASVLLAKQITLRALAPVIADLRFLASEVASSGVLGPETTMLAKIRSDMEARFINFSSAHSDYDQIRIIDRAGMEVVRINQNNGAPMAVADRERQAKKHRYYFAETMRLTKGGIYVSPLDLNIEHNQLETPRKPMIRFATPIYSRQEVKSGMVIINYTAQHLLNQFSPASKGSDSQLMLLNADGYWLKGATPEDEWGFMYPNGQNLTLGRRYPELWARINTVKHGQMVTDQGIFTFGTIYPLEECPGCATTPKPNQLSDTRDYSWIIVSQHASIGFRQGQNRFFMKAVLASVVAFLVLVFLSFRLTVSDFHRRSSEARLRRSKATLAQAVVAKTSELQSSNRALRTQIDERLKVETALRESEEKYRTLIETMREGICLINGNGRFAFVNRQFCAMLGYSQEEIVGHEYREFLDPVNLKKLNREREKRMAGEAEPYDLKWIKKNGKPVLTYISPAALYDTGGEFSGSFAVVTDITEQKTLDKEKAGLEMQLRQAQKMEAIGVLAGGIAHDFNNILMPIIGYAELIRELLPDDHDAWGYIHPILEASRRAKELVAQILSFSRQSNDELKPTPIAPLVAEPLKLLKASIPSNIEIEPDIDAKDAMIMANPVQIHQVVMNLCTNAYHAMENTGGKLSVSLKKVESSHSRERASDRQPDRFACLTISDTGPGIKPEYLSRIFEPYFTTKEQSKGTGLGLSVVHGIVNACNGEIRVESHQGKGTTFYVFLPLLSSEAAGKSDDQHKILPGGAENILLVDDEAPIVQLEKRVLERLGYTVTTRMSSVDALEIFRIDPYRFDLVITDLTMPNLTGIDLAKAMTDIRPDLPVLMLTGFSEQLNRRMVENAGIRRVLMKPVLAKDLAAAIRSVFPGE is encoded by the coding sequence ATGACATCCATACGTCCATCATCACCGGCGAAAGAGCAATCCCAGGCCATTAAAAAGACGCTTCTCATTATTCTACCAATTTTTTTGCTGGTTCTGGGCTGTATCGCAACGGTCTACTGGTTTGAACTCCGCAACCATCAACGAGCCGTTCTGGAAAATGAAAAAGCCAGCGTACTTCTGGCCAAACAGATCACCCTGAGGGCCCTTGCACCGGTGATCGCGGACCTTCGATTTCTGGCAAGCGAGGTGGCGTCAAGCGGAGTGCTGGGCCCGGAAACAACGATGTTGGCAAAAATCCGGTCGGATATGGAAGCCCGGTTTATCAATTTTTCGTCTGCCCATAGCGACTATGATCAGATTCGCATCATCGACCGGGCGGGCATGGAGGTGGTGCGGATCAACCAAAATAACGGTGCCCCTATGGCCGTTGCCGATCGTGAGCGCCAGGCAAAAAAGCATCGCTACTATTTTGCCGAAACCATGAGACTGACCAAAGGCGGGATTTATGTCTCCCCACTGGATTTGAATATTGAGCACAACCAATTGGAAACACCGCGCAAACCGATGATTCGTTTTGCCACGCCGATTTACAGTCGCCAAGAAGTAAAGAGCGGTATGGTTATTATCAATTATACCGCTCAACATTTGCTGAACCAATTCTCTCCGGCGAGCAAGGGGAGCGATTCACAACTGATGCTGCTCAATGCCGACGGATACTGGCTCAAGGGTGCCACCCCGGAAGATGAATGGGGATTTATGTATCCCAATGGTCAGAACCTCACCCTGGGCAGGAGGTATCCTGAGTTGTGGGCGCGGATCAACACCGTGAAACACGGCCAGATGGTCACCGATCAGGGGATTTTCACCTTCGGTACCATTTACCCGTTGGAAGAGTGCCCTGGATGTGCGACGACACCAAAACCGAATCAATTATCCGACACGCGGGATTATTCCTGGATCATCGTTTCCCAGCACGCTTCCATCGGCTTTCGTCAGGGGCAGAATCGTTTTTTCATGAAGGCGGTGCTGGCATCTGTGGTTGCGTTTTTGGTTCTGGTTTTTCTCTCTTTTCGATTGACGGTTTCCGATTTCCATCGTCGCTCCTCGGAGGCCCGGTTGCGCCGGTCCAAAGCGACCCTGGCCCAGGCGGTTGTCGCCAAGACCAGTGAACTCCAGTCCAGCAATCGGGCCCTGCGGACCCAGATCGATGAACGCTTGAAGGTCGAAACGGCGTTGCGCGAAAGCGAAGAGAAATACCGTACGCTGATAGAGACCATGCGTGAGGGCATCTGCCTGATCAATGGCAATGGCCGCTTTGCTTTCGTCAACCGTCAGTTCTGTGCCATGCTGGGATATTCGCAGGAAGAGATCGTCGGTCATGAATACAGGGAGTTTCTTGACCCGGTGAACCTGAAAAAACTGAATCGAGAACGCGAAAAACGGATGGCCGGCGAAGCCGAACCCTATGACCTCAAGTGGATAAAGAAGAACGGGAAACCGGTTCTGACCTACATTTCACCAGCGGCCCTGTATGATACGGGCGGCGAATTTTCAGGCAGTTTTGCCGTGGTGACCGACATCACTGAACAAAAAACGTTGGATAAGGAGAAAGCCGGTCTGGAAATGCAGCTTCGACAGGCACAGAAAATGGAGGCGATCGGCGTGCTGGCCGGAGGCATTGCCCATGATTTCAACAATATTCTCATGCCCATCATAGGGTACGCGGAACTGATCCGGGAATTGTTGCCCGACGATCACGATGCATGGGGGTACATTCATCCGATTCTCGAAGCCAGCCGGCGCGCCAAGGAGCTGGTCGCCCAGATTCTTTCGTTCAGCCGGCAATCCAACGATGAACTGAAACCGACACCCATCGCACCGCTGGTGGCCGAACCGCTGAAACTGCTGAAGGCTTCCATTCCGTCCAATATTGAGATCGAACCGGACATCGACGCCAAGGATGCCATGATCATGGCCAATCCTGTTCAAATTCATCAGGTGGTCATGAACCTGTGTACCAATGCCTATCATGCCATGGAAAACACCGGCGGCAAGCTGTCGGTCTCGCTGAAGAAAGTTGAAAGTTCCCACTCCAGGGAGCGGGCATCCGACCGGCAACCGGATCGATTTGCCTGCCTGACCATATCCGATACCGGGCCCGGCATCAAACCGGAGTACCTGTCCCGAATTTTTGAACCCTATTTTACCACCAAGGAACAGAGCAAGGGGACGGGACTTGGCTTGTCCGTCGTCCATGGCATCGTCAACGCATGCAACGGGGAGATCCGGGTGGAAAGCCATCAGGGGAAGGGAACCACTTTTTATGTTTTTCTGCCGCTGCTCTCTTCCGAGGCGGCCGGTAAGTCCGACGATCAGCACAAGATTCTACCCGGTGGGGCGGAAAACATCCTTCTGGTAGATGACGAAGCGCCCATTGTGCAACTTGAAAAACGCGTGCTCGAGCGGCTGGGATACACGGTGACCACCCGCATGAGCAGTGTGGATGCCCTTGAGATATTCCGGATCGATCCGTATCGTTTCGATCTGGTGATCACCGATCTGACCATGCCCAACCTCACCGGTATAGACCTGGCCAAGGCGATGACCGACATCCGGCCGGATTTGCCGGTATTGATGCTGACCGGATTCAGCGAACAACTCAACCGGCGGATGGTGGAAAACGCCGGCATCCGCCGTGTCCTCATGAAACCGGTGCTTGCCAAGGACCTTGCCGCGGCCATCCGCAGTGTGTTTCCGGGAGAGTAG
- a CDS encoding helix-turn-helix domain-containing protein, translating to MARKAIHGQRSPGVTTGESRLARIILDSLSAHVAILDENGFILETNRAWKAFAEENRIGIRPDTLNVNYLEICDSAGGDSAEASSSVAQGIRDVIAGRMEEFVMDYPCHSPRERRWFYMRVTRAAGPGPVRIVVSHENITALKLAEERLRRSEQALWQEKQKLEESNTALRVLLRQREVDQREMEDDVLDNMRRMVLPVLERMARLPLPARARPLVASLEARLGDLTRPFLRRLSAAQAVLTPQEIEVAALIREGRSSKEIADQLNLSLATINFHRRNLRQKLNLRNTRTNLQSFLMGLSD from the coding sequence ATGGCGAGAAAAGCGATTCACGGACAACGTTCACCAGGAGTGACCACGGGAGAGAGTCGACTGGCCCGAATCATACTCGATTCCCTGTCCGCCCATGTGGCCATCCTTGATGAGAACGGATTCATCCTTGAGACGAATCGGGCCTGGAAAGCCTTTGCCGAGGAGAATCGCATCGGCATCCGGCCGGATACGCTGAACGTCAATTATCTGGAGATTTGTGACAGTGCCGGCGGAGACTCGGCCGAGGCGTCTTCGTCCGTTGCCCAGGGGATCCGGGATGTGATCGCCGGCCGCATGGAAGAGTTTGTTATGGATTATCCCTGCCATTCACCACGGGAACGGCGCTGGTTCTACATGCGTGTGACCCGGGCCGCCGGCCCCGGTCCCGTGAGGATTGTGGTCAGCCACGAAAACATTACGGCCCTGAAACTGGCTGAGGAACGCCTGCGCCGGAGCGAACAGGCCCTGTGGCAGGAGAAACAAAAACTGGAAGAGTCCAACACGGCCCTCAGGGTTCTCCTGCGCCAGCGGGAGGTGGATCAGCGGGAGATGGAGGACGATGTGCTCGACAATATGCGTCGCATGGTTCTGCCGGTGCTCGAACGGATGGCCCGTCTGCCCCTGCCGGCAAGGGCCCGTCCGCTGGTGGCAAGTCTGGAGGCACGCCTCGGGGATCTGACCCGGCCGTTTCTGCGTCGCCTGTCGGCGGCCCAGGCGGTATTGACACCCCAGGAGATCGAGGTCGCCGCCCTGATCCGGGAGGGCCGCAGCAGCAAGGAGATTGCCGATCAGCTCAACCTCAGTCTGGCCACGATCAATTTTCACCGGCGCAACCTGCGCCAGAAGTTAAACCTGCGCAACACCCGCACCAACCTGCAAAGCTTTCTTATGGGGCTCAGTGACTGA
- a CDS encoding DUF2889 domain-containing protein, producing the protein MIVFDKSRQKVVHNRSIDTVIYEGASGDTIIVEGALQDRRFLDSHHPSGEIRPPYTVHHMIVRLELTVPEMVIKDVEVEMPEFPHPDCIDTLHTLTPLKGMCIAGGFMARIRKLVPRKGGCTHLHELLTAMAPAAFQGAWSYRISNPIDYDTFKMMSRGLKNNCYAWREGGDRAREWIDDEVES; encoded by the coding sequence ATGATCGTATTCGATAAATCCCGACAGAAAGTTGTGCACAACCGCAGCATCGATACCGTTATTTACGAGGGGGCTTCCGGCGACACCATCATTGTTGAAGGTGCGCTGCAGGATCGTCGCTTCCTCGACTCTCACCACCCTTCCGGAGAAATTCGCCCGCCCTACACTGTTCACCACATGATTGTCCGATTGGAGCTCACGGTGCCGGAGATGGTCATCAAGGATGTCGAGGTGGAAATGCCCGAATTTCCCCACCCGGATTGCATCGACACCCTGCATACGCTTACCCCGCTTAAAGGGATGTGCATTGCCGGCGGATTTATGGCCCGGATCAGGAAACTGGTGCCGCGCAAAGGCGGATGTACCCACCTGCATGAGCTGCTGACGGCCATGGCACCGGCCGCCTTTCAAGGCGCCTGGAGTTACAGGATCAGCAACCCCATCGATTATGATACCTTCAAGATGATGTCGCGCGGGTTGAAAAACAATTGTTATGCCTGGCGCGAGGGGGGGGACCGGGCCCGGGAGTGGATCGATGACGAAGTCGAATCATAA
- a CDS encoding radical SAM/SPASM domain-containing protein → MPLEKNTVKNHHAGVDNLPFSGYAYQPTPISILSLFIMAIRYLILALTHRCNLRCAYCYNGDGNSETDMPEAVMRQAIGQASSQKPFHLQLTGGEPTLVPLSIEKAAILARKTGRCRSLGIQTNATCLTPDLLTLFKTYNFQIGVSLDGPPAIHQQQRGMAAETLRGLQQLEGAGIPFRVTTVVTQASAATLDRLVLTLAGFGCVRGVGLDLLVGKGRAGQGGVAMPADPQVLETGIHSMLAALTAVNQRRRIPIRLREQELLRARRKRPVFCHACVGESMAVDPGGDVYPCGQTMGDARFAAGTVWQPQYPRLAALHETKPRQTACAGCALEAICPGDCPSRIHYNRQNERMLVCRLYRTIWRWNCDNAAQKQYPEGDSETHSILSMSP, encoded by the coding sequence ATGCCGTTAGAAAAAAACACCGTGAAGAACCATCACGCCGGTGTTGACAACCTGCCTTTCTCCGGCTATGCATACCAGCCAACACCAATCAGTATACTTTCATTGTTTATCATGGCCATCCGTTATCTTATTCTTGCATTGACCCACCGCTGTAACCTGCGTTGTGCCTATTGCTACAACGGTGACGGAAATAGCGAAACGGACATGCCTGAAGCCGTGATGCGGCAGGCCATCGGCCAGGCGTCATCCCAGAAACCATTTCATCTTCAGCTTACCGGTGGCGAGCCTACCCTGGTTCCGTTGTCCATCGAAAAGGCTGCCATTCTGGCACGGAAGACCGGCCGATGCCGCAGCCTGGGAATTCAAACCAATGCCACGTGCCTTACGCCGGATTTGCTGACGCTGTTCAAAACATATAATTTTCAAATCGGGGTCAGCCTGGACGGCCCGCCTGCGATCCACCAGCAGCAGCGTGGGATGGCTGCCGAGACCTTGCGCGGGTTACAGCAGTTGGAAGGTGCCGGCATTCCTTTCCGGGTCACCACCGTGGTCACCCAGGCCAGCGCCGCAACCCTGGACCGTTTGGTGTTGACCCTGGCGGGGTTTGGTTGCGTCCGGGGTGTCGGCCTGGATCTCTTGGTCGGCAAAGGCCGCGCCGGTCAAGGCGGCGTCGCCATGCCCGCCGATCCGCAGGTGTTGGAAACCGGGATCCACAGCATGCTGGCGGCGTTGACTGCCGTCAACCAGCGTCGGCGAATTCCCATTCGGCTGCGGGAACAGGAACTGCTTCGGGCGCGGCGCAAAAGGCCTGTTTTTTGCCACGCGTGCGTCGGCGAAAGTATGGCCGTCGATCCCGGAGGGGACGTTTATCCCTGCGGGCAGACCATGGGGGACGCACGATTCGCCGCAGGTACCGTCTGGCAGCCGCAGTACCCGCGGCTTGCCGCCCTGCACGAAACAAAGCCCCGGCAGACGGCCTGTGCCGGTTGTGCGCTTGAAGCAATCTGTCCGGGGGATTGTCCCAGCCGGATCCACTATAACCGCCAAAACGAGCGGATGCTGGTCTGCCGGCTGTATCGAACCATTTGGCGATGGAATTGCGATAACGCCGCCCAAAAGCAGTATCCTGAAGGCGATAGCGAAACCCATTCGATCCTTTCCATGTCGCCCTGA
- a CDS encoding carboxypeptidase-like regulatory domain-containing protein, with the protein MKTLSAIVLAVAVFMGAPDISFADSTVPVAYWKLLDEERYIHRFDLERFGWRTIRNIRRQNMDAGKKTKFLTLNALPPSGNIGDMRKLDGQYLVQASILVRDPNGDISQIPAMTAEKDSIGLPEDNMLMGRYLLGARIPLGEHDVDADGISESVFLCAKHLVVHRRHGGRMGHASVVFFDDGGKMPLEIGPAINTAKSKFGGGMQIPHETYEMMVKYQGRPLPGAAVTVTTEGSQWEKTFITDKAGKFAIMPTDDRFSRREWQNYLYTATHLDRQTHTYYVATLPTVVYRNQPEWRSKAMGFAFWSIIGTGVTLLMVAGLTRRRRRRDRQALIVFENHRIQRDLP; encoded by the coding sequence ATGAAAACACTCAGCGCGATCGTATTGGCCGTGGCCGTTTTTATGGGTGCCCCTGACATCAGCTTTGCCGACAGCACCGTGCCCGTCGCTTACTGGAAACTGTTGGATGAGGAGCGCTACATCCATCGCTTCGATCTGGAGCGTTTCGGCTGGCGGACAATTCGGAACATTCGCCGGCAGAACATGGATGCCGGCAAGAAGACCAAGTTTCTGACGCTTAATGCCCTGCCCCCTTCAGGCAATATCGGCGACATGCGAAAACTCGATGGGCAGTACCTGGTGCAGGCCAGTATCCTGGTACGCGATCCCAACGGGGATATCTCCCAGATCCCCGCCATGACCGCAGAAAAAGACAGCATAGGCCTTCCCGAAGACAACATGCTCATGGGGCGGTATCTGCTCGGCGCCCGAATTCCCTTAGGAGAGCACGATGTGGACGCCGACGGCATCAGCGAGTCCGTCTTTCTGTGCGCCAAGCATCTGGTCGTTCATCGTAGACATGGCGGACGGATGGGACACGCCTCAGTGGTCTTTTTCGATGATGGCGGGAAGATGCCCCTCGAAATCGGCCCGGCCATCAACACGGCCAAATCAAAATTCGGAGGCGGCATGCAGATTCCCCACGAGACGTATGAAATGATGGTCAAATACCAGGGTCGCCCCCTGCCTGGAGCAGCCGTCACGGTAACCACCGAAGGCAGCCAATGGGAAAAGACCTTCATCACCGACAAGGCCGGCAAATTCGCAATCATGCCCACCGATGACCGTTTTTCCCGGCGTGAATGGCAAAACTACCTTTACACGGCCACTCATCTCGATCGCCAAACGCACACTTACTATGTCGCCACCCTGCCCACGGTTGTCTATAGGAACCAACCCGAATGGCGCTCCAAGGCCATGGGGTTCGCCTTCTGGTCCATCATCGGCACCGGTGTCACCCTACTGATGGTGGCCGGCCTGACCCGCCGACGCCGGCGCCGGGACCGTCAGGCGCTGATCGTCTTCGAAAATCACAGAATTCAAAGGGATCTGCCATGA
- a CDS encoding 4Fe-4S binding protein has translation MKISTLRWTILTAAFVILLFGAYGGLYFGYFLPTFSCCWVRARAGTCFMLTLQRTLGMFTWESMFILLKQFIFFSLLVILLGRAWCGWLCPLGFVQDLLDRLRQAVGLGYVRFSEKLRGGLAWIKWAFLAVAVLLPIWVAFPVMCPAVALGLQIPFCQLCPGKYILPLCVGNPDRISVNYENGTHVVMSILGLTFSMVALLGALIKRRFWCGFCPLGLILGWYRKISFIKLKKNDAACTRCEICYNVCPSEITEVFRSQGKTDVTTAECMLCLKCVENCPEEGALKATYLGKTIYRSSPGKFFIKRGVNLTPTESEGGMGNK, from the coding sequence ATGAAGATATCCACCCTGCGATGGACCATCCTGACCGCCGCCTTTGTCATCCTGCTTTTCGGCGCCTATGGTGGGTTGTACTTTGGTTATTTCCTGCCGACTTTCTCCTGCTGCTGGGTGCGCGCCCGGGCCGGCACCTGCTTCATGCTGACCCTGCAACGGACGCTGGGCATGTTCACCTGGGAAAGTATGTTCATTCTACTCAAGCAGTTTATTTTCTTCTCGCTTCTGGTGATTCTCCTCGGCCGGGCATGGTGCGGTTGGCTTTGCCCGCTGGGTTTTGTTCAGGACCTGCTCGACCGTCTGAGGCAAGCCGTGGGCTTGGGGTATGTCCGCTTTTCGGAGAAGCTGCGCGGCGGTCTGGCGTGGATCAAGTGGGCCTTTCTCGCGGTTGCCGTTCTCCTGCCCATATGGGTCGCCTTTCCGGTGATGTGCCCGGCCGTGGCCCTGGGGCTGCAAATACCCTTCTGCCAGCTTTGCCCTGGCAAGTACATCCTGCCCTTATGCGTGGGCAACCCCGACCGGATATCGGTCAATTATGAGAATGGCACCCATGTGGTAATGTCCATCTTGGGGTTGACTTTTTCGATGGTCGCCCTGCTCGGGGCACTGATCAAGCGCCGCTTCTGGTGCGGCTTTTGCCCCCTGGGCCTGATTCTGGGGTGGTACCGCAAAATCAGTTTCATCAAACTCAAGAAAAATGACGCCGCCTGCACCCGCTGCGAAATCTGCTACAACGTCTGTCCCTCGGAAATCACGGAAGTTTTTCGCTCCCAGGGGAAAACGGATGTCACCACGGCCGAGTGCATGCTGTGCCTGAAATGCGTCGAAAACTGCCCCGAGGAAGGCGCGCTGAAAGCCACCTACCTGGGCAAGACTATTTACCGGTCCTCACCCGGCAAATTTTTTATCAAACGCGGCGTTAATTTGACACCCACTGAATCTGAAGGAGGTATGGGAAACAAATGA
- a CDS encoding TonB-dependent receptor gives MRHGKWCILLKLVISAVMLNAVSVFTCLAEDGQTTVQQLEEMVVHGSDINPGISMQPGKTTIELDEFSVIGDTDNVMDVLKTQAVVDFRGENDLDPGVDSIYLRGFESYRFVTALDGVTIQRTGGNGGSNLVDYATLPPFLIDRVEIIPGPHSAMVDAKAIGGAINFVSKAPQTTESLKPDLIVKGGYRTYNTMNSTLSAQGAVSKVSYDLAYRKYRTDGYLRNSASDMDTVYGRLGLVLPQDGFITLGASYSDADRERPVNNPAKDGSDYDPDYPVTSGTSLDPGQNPTWDSLSYNYRLNYQQALPIGRINLGAFYGKANRDRYYTSGTKLVHYDTHWWQQGGKITDTVGWTANHTTTLGFDYALMHDDLIEDEKTKRIDKQGSFLQHQWRIRPWLNLKLGVRYEDLNVWMSGNDQIYERHFAELIPKSFVTWDLGVLAAWLHDTSLSAGVSKIWHAPDAQFIYRGRSRVGKDLEPEHGMGYDLILSRRLWHDVAIKIDYSFYEIKDYFVSATNVDKVHRNGVDVELNGHIIDPLSFYLTYAWQDFKHKGDDKNLFDESYLNATGYPAIDRTYGVGLSFKL, from the coding sequence ATGAGACATGGGAAATGGTGTATTCTGCTCAAACTGGTAATATCGGCGGTAATGCTCAATGCGGTGAGTGTCTTTACCTGTCTGGCGGAGGATGGGCAAACCACGGTACAACAACTCGAAGAAATGGTGGTCCATGGCAGCGACATCAACCCCGGCATTTCAATGCAGCCTGGCAAGACAACCATCGAACTTGACGAATTCTCGGTCATCGGAGACACCGACAATGTAATGGATGTGTTGAAAACCCAGGCGGTGGTCGATTTTAGAGGCGAAAACGATCTCGACCCCGGGGTTGACAGCATTTATTTACGCGGCTTTGAGAGCTATCGCTTCGTGACGGCGTTGGATGGGGTGACCATTCAGCGTACCGGCGGCAACGGCGGCAGCAATCTCGTCGACTACGCCACGCTACCGCCATTTTTGATTGACCGGGTCGAGATTATCCCTGGGCCGCATTCGGCCATGGTTGACGCCAAGGCCATTGGCGGTGCCATCAATTTTGTCAGCAAGGCGCCACAAACTACGGAAAGCCTTAAGCCGGATCTCATTGTCAAAGGCGGCTACCGCACGTACAACACGATGAACAGCACCCTGTCGGCACAAGGCGCGGTCTCAAAGGTCAGCTACGACCTAGCTTACCGTAAATACCGCACGGACGGCTACCTGCGCAACAGTGCCAGCGACATGGACACCGTCTACGGCCGTTTAGGCCTCGTGCTGCCGCAGGACGGCTTTATCACCCTTGGTGCTTCTTACTCGGATGCGGACCGCGAACGGCCGGTCAACAATCCTGCTAAAGACGGCAGTGACTACGATCCCGACTATCCCGTAACCAGCGGTACCTCCCTTGACCCGGGCCAGAATCCAACCTGGGATAGCCTTTCCTACAACTACCGTCTCAATTACCAGCAAGCGCTGCCCATCGGCCGTATCAACCTGGGTGCCTTTTACGGCAAAGCCAACCGGGATCGGTACTATACCAGCGGCACCAAACTTGTTCATTATGACACACACTGGTGGCAGCAGGGCGGTAAGATCACCGACACGGTGGGTTGGACGGCCAATCACACGACGACGTTGGGCTTTGATTACGCACTGATGCACGATGATCTCATTGAAGATGAGAAGACCAAGCGCATTGACAAGCAGGGCAGCTTTTTGCAGCACCAGTGGCGCATCCGGCCCTGGCTGAATCTCAAACTGGGGGTGCGCTATGAAGATTTGAACGTCTGGATGAGCGGTAACGACCAAATTTATGAACGTCATTTTGCCGAATTGATCCCCAAGTCTTTTGTAACCTGGGATTTGGGCGTATTGGCCGCCTGGCTGCACGACACCTCCCTGTCGGCTGGCGTAAGCAAAATCTGGCATGCCCCGGATGCTCAGTTCATTTATCGCGGCCGAAGCAGGGTCGGTAAAGATCTGGAGCCCGAACATGGCATGGGCTATGACCTGATCCTCAGCCGCCGATTGTGGCACGATGTTGCCATCAAGATCGATTACTCTTTTTATGAAATCAAAGACTATTTTGTCAGCGCCACCAACGTGGACAAGGTCCACCGCAACGGCGTGGATGTGGAGCTGAACGGTCACATTATTGATCCGCTATCTTTTTATCTGACCTATGCCTGGCAGGATTTCAAGCACAAGGGCGATGACAAGAACCTGTTCGACGAATCCTATCTGAATGCGACAGGCTATCCGGCCATTGACCGGACTTATGGTGTTGGCTTGAGCTTCAAATTGTAG
- a CDS encoding 2-hydroxyacyl-CoA dehydratase family protein, protein MKISDMVAKRTRRLLKGVARSAAVELERLRSIPGTPEELNFFYDVLEAAYVRNDPAPMLDARPDKDLFVGVYCMVVPEELIYAAGAIPVRLCAGCFESSQIGEDRVPRDGCPLVKSSMGLSMQKGLKVFDLCDIVAIPTTCDAKRKLGEELSAFKEVWMIETPHIKDADFSRRIWMEQMYALKAKLETVKRNGTRGKRINARRMAAAIQDTARAQAEMRRLLSLRSAEKPLIWGRQATAVVNAFAYAHVNRWTEAVTRLNNRLAAMAENDQPMADSGRPRIYIAGSPSLFPNLKIPTLVEEMGGVVVADESCAGDRYLYDPVGSTEKNLNDQMLGVASRYLAPCVCPSFTPNDDRLTLIQRMITDFAVDGVLYHVLKGCVVYDFEVNRVENALRNNQIPLLRVETDYNPEDVEQLRTRIEAFIEMLKSKRSRTKQAVS, encoded by the coding sequence ATGAAAATCAGTGATATGGTGGCCAAACGGACCCGACGTCTGCTGAAAGGTGTCGCCCGCAGCGCCGCCGTCGAACTGGAACGGTTGCGCTCGATCCCCGGCACACCGGAGGAATTGAACTTTTTCTACGATGTGCTGGAAGCGGCTTATGTACGCAACGATCCTGCGCCGATGCTGGATGCGCGGCCGGACAAAGACCTGTTTGTGGGCGTTTACTGCATGGTGGTTCCCGAGGAGCTGATCTATGCCGCCGGCGCGATTCCGGTACGGTTGTGCGCGGGATGCTTCGAGTCCTCCCAGATCGGCGAGGACCGGGTGCCCAGGGACGGTTGCCCCCTGGTGAAATCATCCATGGGCCTGTCCATGCAAAAGGGGCTCAAGGTTTTCGACCTGTGCGACATAGTGGCCATTCCCACGACCTGCGATGCCAAGCGCAAACTGGGCGAAGAACTCTCGGCATTCAAGGAAGTCTGGATGATCGAGACTCCCCACATCAAAGATGCCGACTTCTCGCGGCGCATCTGGATGGAGCAGATGTACGCCCTGAAGGCAAAACTTGAAACCGTCAAACGCAACGGAACCCGGGGCAAGCGGATCAATGCGCGGCGCATGGCCGCCGCCATCCAGGACACGGCCCGTGCCCAAGCGGAAATGCGGCGTCTGCTCTCGTTAAGATCCGCCGAAAAGCCGCTTATCTGGGGCCGACAGGCCACCGCCGTGGTCAACGCCTTTGCCTACGCGCATGTCAACCGGTGGACCGAAGCCGTTACACGGCTGAACAACCGGTTGGCAGCCATGGCCGAAAACGATCAGCCAATGGCGGACAGCGGGCGACCGCGCATCTATATTGCCGGCAGCCCCTCGCTCTTTCCCAATCTCAAAATCCCCACCCTGGTGGAGGAGATGGGCGGTGTGGTCGTGGCCGACGAGTCCTGTGCCGGCGACCGCTACCTGTATGACCCGGTGGGCAGCACGGAAAAAAATCTCAACGACCAGATGCTCGGCGTGGCCTCCCGCTACCTGGCCCCGTGCGTTTGCCCATCCTTCACCCCCAACGACGATCGGCTGACCCTGATCCAGCGCATGATAACCGACTTTGCCGTGGACGGGGTGTTGTACCATGTACTCAAGGGGTGCGTTGTCTATGATTTCGAAGTCAACCGAGTCGAAAACGCGCTACGGAACAATCAGATCCCGTTGTTGCGTGTCGAAACCGACTACAACCCTGAAGACGTGGAACAGCTTAGGACACGCATCGAGGCATTTATCGAAATGCTCAAATCCAAACGCAGCCGCACGAAACAGGCGGTCTCGTAG